The Xanthobacter flavus genome includes a window with the following:
- the lptM gene encoding LPS translocon maturation chaperone LptM, translating into MRSLATLMALCGTLALAACGVKGPLEPPPGAHAAAPPPKPATTAAASGDASTSYTAPKTAAEFNESAVPHASWEKKKTTGTNSSQKLLQGIDRPDQPLLIDGLL; encoded by the coding sequence ATGCGATCCCTTGCGACCCTTATGGCCCTCTGCGGCACCCTCGCCCTCGCGGCGTGCGGGGTGAAGGGTCCGCTGGAGCCCCCGCCCGGCGCCCATGCCGCCGCCCCCCCGCCGAAGCCGGCCACCACGGCAGCGGCTTCCGGCGATGCGAGCACCTCCTACACGGCCCCCAAGACCGCAGCGGAATTCAACGAGAGCGCCGTTCCGCACGCCTCCTGGGAGAAGAAGAAGACCACCGGCACCAACAGCTCCCAGAAGCTGCTGCAGGGCATCGATCGCCCCGACCAGCCGCTCCTCATCGACGGCCTGCTCTGA